Proteins from one Malania oleifera isolate guangnan ecotype guangnan chromosome 4, ASM2987363v1, whole genome shotgun sequence genomic window:
- the LOC131152658 gene encoding protein ECERIFERUM 2-like has protein sequence MTDRKSSVTLQSKLTVVSSVSIGPGKTHPLSALDHSMGLHTLHFVYYYKNIAAGTFHLNPLRRSLSEALSLYPPVTGRLTRRPDDGNWQVKCNDAGVRVLQAKVAATLDEWLRSADWSQERDLTVWEDMPEDPYIWSPFRIQINDFEGGGVAIGLSCTHLFADLTSAALLFKSWTDSHCGEAIAIKPSFYPSGLHRPAVPNTDTNSTSYYTTKSQAKPPSVKMATVTFRFSSSRIKQCLSSEVHQSCPNATPFDLLAALFWTRVASLKAHAPGHDHTQTLSICMDSRKLGHGKNPTHGYFGNALHFSLLSLDADELENAGLGHVAGLVHRHVSGLREEEVQSLMDWLESRKGKSGEYAPPFRMYGPELTCIDMEHMVSGSTFEKGEKPVHVACHVGNVEGEGLILVMPSPEEGLGRTVMVTLPEQQMAKLCEDQAIRHLEPTMLVSGRC, from the exons ATGACAGACCGCAAAAGCAGTGTGACCCTCCAGTCTAAGCTCACGGTGGTGTCCTCCGTTTCAATCGGGCCGGGCAAGACCCACCCGCTCTCCGCCCTGGATCACTCCATGGGTCTCCACACCCTCCACTTCGTCTACTACTACAAGAACATCGCCGCCGGAACTTTCCATTTGAACCCCCTCAGACGCTCCCTGTCGGAGGCTCTCTCGCTGTACCCGCCCGTCACGGGTCGGCTCACCCGGCGGCCCGACGACGGTAACTGGCAGGTGAAATGCAACGACGCCGGAGTGAGGGTTTTACAGGCTAAGGTGGCGGCCACCCTCGATGAATGGCTGAGATCCGCTGATTGGTCTCAGGAGAGAGATCTGACGGTCTGGGAGGACATGCCCGAAGATCCCTATATTTGGTCTCCCTTTCGGATCCAG ATAAATGATTTTGAAGGAGGGGGAGTAGCCATTGGACTAAGCTGCACCCACCTGTTTGCAGACCTAACATCTGCAGCCCTACTCTTCAAATCATGGACTGACTCTCATTGCGGCGAAGCCATTGCGATCAAGCCCTCCTTCTACCCATCTGGTTTACACCGCCCGGCAGTTCCCAACACAGACACAAACTCAACCAGCTACTACACAACCAAGTCCCAGGCAAAACCTCCCTCGGTGAAAATGGCCACGGTCACATTCAGGTTTTCCAGCTCAAGGATCAAACAGTGCCTGTCCTCAGAGGTTCATCAGAGCTGCCCTAATGCCACTCCTTTTGATTTGCTAGCAGCGCTCTTCTGGACACGCGTAGCAAGCTTGAAGGCACATGCACCTGGTCATGATCACACACAGACCCTCTCTATTTGCATGGACTCCAGGAAGCTGGGGCATGGAAAAAACCCCACTCACGGGTACTTCGGCAATGCACTCCATTTCTCCCTGCTCTCACTGGACGCAGATGAATTGGAGAATGCGGGATTAGGACATGTGGCGGGGCTGGTGCATCGCCATGTGTCTGGTCTCAGAGAAGAGGAGGTTCAGTCTCTGATGGATTGGCTTGAATCAAGGAAGGGAAAGAGTGGCGAGTATGCACCGCCATTCAGGATGTATGGCCCTGAACTAACATGCATTGACATGGAACATATGGTTTCTGGGTCAACATTTGAGAAGGGTGAGAAACCGGTCCATGTGGCGTGCCATGTGGGGAATGTGGAAGGCGAAGGATTGATTCTTGTGATGCCTTCACCAGAGGAGGGGCTCGGGCGAACGGTAATGGTGACTTTACCTGAGCAGCAAATGGCCAAGCTGTGTGAGGACCAAGCCATCAGGCACCTTGAGCCAACAATGCTGGTCAGCGGGAGATGCTGA